In one window of Candidatus Binatia bacterium DNA:
- a CDS encoding PTS transporter subunit EIIC yields the protein MRRVGELAFVAAVRDALPWSFLALAAAFVAIFATQLAAGEPQTPSLGLRLASALLPSFGVMAAALTILLAVRLARAAGYAVAPLVIGSAASFALALPRPFGPDVVGYLRVLGAAGLFVAILACGVAAAWIALLRGRVRAPLADWGGGLLGIATFALLFALHFSLPAAIAAAMHPIAQLGDTYLALIAIVLIETLLWTAGVHGPAMLAAIVTPVYLTMQMQNTHAFTVHAPLPYIVVISLFLFVFPGGAGATLPLAGLLAISAVPRLRRVGRATFIPSLFNLNEPLLFAAPVVFNPHLVVPFVGAPLVLATVTYAAVAAGFVSRPAFYIPSSVPTFVSTFLATQDLRAIALATLNIVIATLIYYPFVRAYERHVMDEST from the coding sequence ATGCGGCGGGTCGGCGAGTTGGCGTTCGTGGCGGCCGTGCGCGACGCGCTGCCGTGGAGCTTCCTCGCGCTCGCGGCGGCGTTCGTCGCGATCTTCGCAACGCAACTCGCGGCCGGCGAGCCTCAGACGCCGTCGTTGGGTCTGCGCCTCGCGTCGGCCCTGCTTCCCTCGTTCGGCGTCATGGCCGCGGCCCTGACGATCCTCCTAGCCGTGCGCCTCGCGCGCGCCGCCGGCTACGCCGTCGCGCCGCTGGTCATCGGGAGCGCGGCGTCGTTCGCGCTGGCGCTGCCGCGGCCGTTCGGGCCGGACGTCGTCGGGTATTTACGAGTCCTCGGCGCCGCGGGACTCTTCGTCGCGATCCTGGCGTGCGGCGTCGCGGCCGCGTGGATCGCGCTGCTGCGCGGGCGCGTGCGCGCTCCGCTGGCGGACTGGGGCGGCGGGCTGCTGGGCATCGCGACGTTTGCGCTGCTGTTCGCGCTGCATTTCTCGCTGCCCGCCGCGATCGCGGCGGCGATGCATCCGATCGCACAGCTCGGCGACACCTACCTCGCTCTGATCGCGATCGTCCTCATCGAGACGCTGTTGTGGACCGCGGGCGTCCACGGCCCCGCGATGCTCGCGGCCATCGTCACGCCGGTCTACCTCACGATGCAAATGCAGAACACGCACGCGTTTACGGTGCACGCACCGCTGCCGTACATCGTCGTGATCTCGCTCTTTCTCTTCGTGTTCCCGGGGGGAGCCGGCGCGACGCTGCCGCTCGCGGGACTCCTCGCGATCTCCGCGGTTCCGCGCCTGCGCCGCGTCGGCCGCGCGACGTTCATCCCTTCGCTGTTCAACCTCAACGAGCCGTTGCTCTTCGCGGCGCCGGTCGTCTTCAACCCGCATCTCGTCGTGCCGTTCGTCGGCGCGCCCCTGGTTCTCGCGACCGTCACCTATGCCGCCGTTGCCGCCGGGTTCGTCTCGCGCCCCGCGTTCTACATTCCGTCGTCCGTGCCGACGTTCGTCTCGACGTTTTTGGCGACGCAGGACCTGCGCGCGATCGCGCTCGCCACGCTCAACATCGTCATCGCAACGCTCATCTACTATCCGTTCGTGCGCGCGTACGAGCGTCACGTCATGGACGAATCAACGTGA